From one Cardiocondyla obscurior isolate alpha-2009 linkage group LG06, Cobs3.1, whole genome shotgun sequence genomic stretch:
- the LOC139103522 gene encoding xaa-Pro aminopeptidase 3: MFGNAKQLLRRTPNKFGSQLLAYFSAETSLKSNLTQRECVRGSYLPACGQPTSTSHPHLVKFGDVLPGISLEEFKRRRSKLVESITTNLKNVLKQQIVVIPASPKIYMSDKIPYVFRQNTDFLYFSGCQEPDSILVLTCNGDKPLYTLFVRARDEHSELWDGPRTGVEMATEIFGTDHALPITEFERFLTSLIQEDKSSIVWYDHADVIQPILHKKMCQLIKLTDSQIFASPKILFHQIRLIKSACEIDLMRESCKIASDAIVKTIQFSKPGMSEHQLFATVDYECRMRGAEYLAYPPVVAGGRNANVIHYISNNQIIQSGDMVLMDAGCEYHGYSSDITRTWPIAGKFTPEQKVLYEVVLDVQKNLIKSLKEMPSLDNAFRHMCLLLGERLQEIGVIPKNIDKNELLTAAYAYCPHHVSHYLGMDVHDTGKISRSIRIQPGMIITIEPGVYITSKTPYAPPNFHGLGIRIEDDVLITENGPEVLTKNCPKELAEIETLAS, encoded by the exons atgttcggTAACGCTAAACAACTGTTGAGACGCACTCCGAATAAATTTG gttCTCAATTGCTGGCATACTTCTCGGCAGAAACGTCACTCAAAAGCAACTTAACACAGCGAGAATGCGTACGAGGTTCTTACCTGCCTGCTTGCGGACAGCCGACGTCAACGTCACATCCCCATCTAGTAAAGTTTGGCGACGTACTGCCAGGTATATCTCTtgaagaatttaaaagaagaCGTTCGAAATTAGTCGAGAGTATAACAACAAATCTCAAAAATGTACTTAAACAGCAAATAGTCGTCATACCTGCGTCGCCAAAGATTTATATGTCGGACAAGATACCGTATGTCTTTCGGCAGAACACAGATTTTCTATACTTTTCTGGATGCCAGGAGCCTGACAGTATCCTAGTACTTACGTGCAACGGAGACAAACCGTTGTACACCTTATTCGTGAGAGCGAGAGACGAGCATTCGGAATTATGGGACGGCCCAAGAACCGGCGTTGAAATGGCAACTGAAATATTCGGCACAGATCATGCGTTACCAATTACAGAATTCGAACGATTCCTGACTTCTCTCATACAAGAAGACAAGAGCAGCATTGTATGGTACGATCATGCTGACGTTATTCAACCGATCTTACATAAGAAAATGTGTCAATTGATTAAATTGACGGACAGTCAAATATTTGCTTCTCCAAAGATTCTGTTTCATCAAATTCGATTGATAAAAAGTGCTTGCGAGATTGATTTAATGCGGGAGAGCTGTAAAATTGCCTCCGATGCTATTGTTAAGACGATTCAATTTTCAAAGCCGGGAATGAGTGAGCATCAATTGTTTGCTACTGTAGATTACGAATGTCGTATGCGCGGAGCTGAATATTTGGCGTATCCTCCTGTCGTAGCAGGAGGCAGGAATGCGAATGTAATACATTATATTAgtaataatcaaattatacAAAGTGGTGACATGGTTTTAATGGATGCAG GTTGCGAGTATCACGGCTATTCATCTGACATAACGCGGACGTGGCCAATTGCAGGCAAGTTTACTCCAGAACAAAAAGTTCTTTACGAAGTAGTACTCGacgtacaaaaaaatttaataaagagctTGAAAGAAATGCCATCGTTAGATAATGCATTCCGTCATATGTGTCTTCTTTTGGGAGAAAGACTACAAGAAATTGGCGTGATAccaaaaaatatcgataaaaatgaattattaacaGCCGCGTACGCATATTGTCCACATCATGTTAGTCATTATCTGGGAATGGATGTGCACGACACAGGAAAAATATCCAGAAGCATAAGGATACAACCTGGAATGATAATTACAATCGAACCGG GTGTCTACATAACTTCAAAGACTCCGTATGCACCGCCAAACTTTCACGGCTTAGGTATTCGTATAGAAGACGATGTTTTAATAACAGAAAATGGTCCAGAAGTTTTGACGAAAAACTGCCCGAAAGAATTAGCGGAAATTGAAACTTTAGCAAGCTAA
- the Paics gene encoding bifunctional phosphoribosylaminoimidazole carboxylase/phosphoribosylaminoimidazole succinocarboxamide synthetase, whose product MAEYKLGKVINEGKTKKIYELLNDPTLCLLESKDRITAGDGIKSHDLEGKAAISTSTTIKVFGLLNQAGIRTAYVKSVGPKSFIAKKCDMIPIEWVARRQATGSFLKRHPGVPEGYRFNPPLQETFFKDDANHDPQWSDEQIISAGFQMGNRKITKDEVDIMKRSTIVIFEILERAWTVRNSSLIDMKIEFGVDSNGEIFLADIIDSDSWRLWPSGDKKQMKDKQVYRDLSKVTQQHLETVKCNFKWVEEQLDYIIEAPTPLVVILMGSPSDEAHCREIAKHAVALGLKPQLRVCSAHKATEETLNILAEYEGSGENVVLIAVAGRSNGLGPVLSGNTVLPVINCPPLKSDNIERSVWSSLDVPSGLGCTTVVHSEGAALAAAQIHAMQNHLIWARLRAKQLNNFISLKQADVKSRKIIATSSV is encoded by the exons ATGGCTG aatatAAACTTGGAAAAGTTATCAATGAGggaaaaacgaagaaaatttacGAACTTTTAAACGATCCTACGTTATGCTTGTTAGAAAGCAAAGACCGCATTACCGCTGGCGATGGTATAAAGTCTCACGACTTAGAGGGTAAGGCAGCAATCAGCACATCTACCACCATAAAAGTTTTCGGATTGCTCAATCAAGCTGGTATCAGAACGGCTTATGTCAAATCTGTCGGTCCAAAGTCTTTCATAGCTAAGAAATGTGATATGATACCGATTGAATGGGTTGCTAGAAGGCAAGCGACTGGTAGCTTTTTGAAGAGGCATCCTG GCGTACCTGAAGGCTATAGATTCAATCCACCTCTGCAGGAAACGTTTTTCAAGGATGACGCAAATCACGATCCACAATGGTCCGACGAGCAAATTATTTCCGCAGGTTTCCAAATGGGTAACAGAAAGATAACGAAGGACGAAGTAGACATTATGAAACGCAGCACTATCGTCATTTTTGAGATTCTCGAGAGAGCTTGGACGGTGCGCAATAGTTCGTTGATAGATATGAAGATAGAATTCGGTGTCGATTCGAATGGTGAGATATTCCTGGCTGATATTATCGACAGCGATTCTTGGAGGCTCTGGCCTTCTGGAGATAAAAAACAAATGAAAGATAAGCAG GTGTACAGAGATCTTTCCAAAGTAACGCAACAACATTTGGAGACCGTAAAGTGTAACTTCAAATGGGTAGAGGAACAGTTGGATTACATCATTGAAGCACCTACTCCACTGGTTGTTATACTTATGGGCTCACCATCTGACGAAGCACATTGCCGGGAAATTGCAAAACATGCTGTAGCACTAGGCCTAAAACCACAACTCCGAGTCTGTAGTGCTCATAAAGCTACTGAGGaaactttaaatattcttGCTGAATATGAAGGCAGCGGAGAAAAT GTGGTACTGATAGCAGTAGCCGGTCGCAGTAACGGTTTGGGTCCAGTACTTTCTGGTAATACAGTCTTGCCTGTCATAAACTGCCCACCTTTGAAATCGGACAATATTGAACGAAGCGTATGGTCCTCGCTTGATGTTCCTTCGG GACTTGGTTGCACGACGGTCGTGCATTCAGAAGGAGCTGCACTCGCGGCGGCGCAAATCCATGCGATGCAAAATCATTTAATTTGGGCTCGTTTGCGAGCAAAGCAACTTAACAATTTCATAAGTTTAAAACAAGCCGACGTCAagtcgcgaaaaataataGCTACGAGCAgtgtttaa